One Periophthalmus magnuspinnatus isolate fPerMag1 chromosome 15, fPerMag1.2.pri, whole genome shotgun sequence genomic window carries:
- the pwwp2b gene encoding PWWP domain-containing protein 2B: protein MPWCSLLLRLRRGDGSWADATVAPLAGIEHRAVGHLSPGNMEAVAEELRAGSRIPVTIDQIINDTLVVTLTFRERNFTGILLDCNKKTGLFCLPDVTAKNGDYSLTKQECDVTEVLGSSEEPVPKSPSQASNPRPKDENSIPENDPTRAPLPCPVPVPTPVPAGQPPYPPYFEGAPFPQPLWVRHSYSQWVPQPPPRPIKRKKRRGREPGRMTISTIRLRPRQVLCEKCKNTLNNSDEDSKDGVSNKSSRKENALQSDEEAEEKEPASKLARKEEIVTKDTRRRENGTTLESKRLRRDKRTEPTETEKFPNSDVIPHSPVIKISYSTPQGKGEVMKIPSRVHGSVKPFCPKQLVPNGLGGENGKVLTTKEQRHILDATRSGLTVSIPKLKLTRPYTTVGQDLTSPKIRLRPPQRESEESVVEYEAEIVDGTRRPQATSGPCLPHSEDSGEGKNSLELWSGSSGEEGDRGHSDLTLLINFRKRKADSSSLSVCSSDSLDEAKSFSSEGTSPELCDLAPGEDLSVTSSSVPTRDGCKTVPPLTVRLHTRSMTKCVTEEGHAVAVGDIVWGKIHGFPWWPARVLSISGTRKQETATCEAQWPQAKVAWFGSPTTSQLSVAKLSPFRELFRSRFNRKKKGMYRRAILEAAKAVGYMSPEITSLLSHCDT, encoded by the exons ATGCCCTGGTGTAGCCTCCTGCTCCGATTGCGAAGGGGAGACGGATCTTGGGCCGACGCGACCGTGGCTCCCTTGGCCGGGATAGAGCACCGCGCTGTCGGACACCTTTCCCCGGGAAACATGGAGGCTGTGGCCGAAGAGCTGCGGGCCGGCTCTCGGATACCTGTCACTATCGATCAAATAATAAACGACACATTGGTGGTGACACTAACCTTCCGAGAAAGAAACTTCACCGGGATATTACTTGACTGCAACAAGAA GACTGGCCTCTTCTGTCTCCCAGATGTCACAGCAAAAAACGGTGACTACTCTCTCACCAAACAGGAGTGTGACGTAACAGAAGTTCTGGGATCTTCAGAGGAGCCTGTTCCCAAGTCTCCGAGCCAAGCTTCAAATCCAAGACCAAAGGACGAGAACTCCATCCCCGAAAATGACCCAACACGTGCCCCTCTACCTTGCCCTGTTCCTGTACCCACTCCTGTACCAGCGGGACAACCTCCATACCCTCCTTATTTTGAAGGAGCACCATTTCCTCAGCCTCTTTGGGTGCGGCACAGCTACAGCCAATGGGTCCCACAGCCTCCTCCACGTCcaatcaaaagaaaaaagaggcgGGGCAGAGAACCAGGACGTATGACCATAAGTACGATACGTTTGCGACCTCGACAAGTGCTATGCGAAAAATGTAAGAATACTTTAAACAACAGTGATGAGGACAGTAAGGATGGGGTTAGCAACAAATCGTCAAGGAAGGAGAATGCACTACAAAGCGAcgaagaggcagaggagaaggaACCAGCATCAAAGTTGGCGAGGAAGGAGGAGATAGTGACTAAAGACACTAGAAGACGAGAAAATGGCACAACACTCGAAAGCAAGAGACTAAGAAGGGACAAAAGGACCGAACCTACTGAAACGGAAAAGTTCCCAAATAGTGACGTTATACCGCATAGTCCTGTTATTAAAATATCTTACAGCACTCCACAAGGAAAAGGTGAGGTCATGAAAATCCCATCAAGAGTGCATGGGTCTGTCAAGCCTTTCTGTCCCAAACAACTTGTTCCAAATGGACTGGGAGGAGAAAACGGTAAAGTGCTTACAACCAAGGAGCAACGGCACATCCTAGATGCCACTAGATCTGGCTTAACTGTGTCCATTCCTAAATTGAAACTAACCAGGCCCTATACAACTGTGGGACAGGACTTAACTTCTCCCAAAATCCGCTTGAGACCTCCACAACGGGAAAGCGAGGAAAGTGTGGTGGAATATGAAGCGGAGATAGTAGATGGAACCAGGAGACCACAGGCGACTAGTGGGCCGTGTTTGCCTCATTCTGAGGACTCCGGAGAGGGCAAGAACTCACTAGAGCTGTGGTCTGGTAGTTCcggagaggagggagatagaggACATAGCGATTTGACTCTTTTGATAAATTTCCGTAAGCGTAAAGCGGATTCGTCTAGCTTGTCCGTGTGCAGTAGCGATAGTCTAGATGAAGCCAAGTCTTTTAGCTCAGAAGGTACCTCCCCAGAACTTTGCGATCTCGCCCCGGGGGAGGACCTGTCTGTTACCTCTTCCTCTGTTCCAACGCGGGACGGGTGCAAGACTGTCCCCCCACTCACGGTCCGCTTGCACACCCGCAGTATGACCAAGTGCGTTACCGAGGAGGGGCACGCTGTTGCCGTGGGAGACATAGTTTGGGGGAAGATTCATGGTTTCCCTTGGTGGCCCGCTCGGGTGCTTAGCATAAGTGGGACACGCAAACAGGAAACAGCCACTTGTGAAGCGCAGTGGCCCCAAGCGAAGGTGGCGTGGTTCGGCTCGCCCACCACCTCGCAGTTGTCCGTTGCCAAATTGTCGCCGTTCAGAGAGCTCTTCAGGTCCCGCTTCAATCGAAAGAAGAAGGGCATGTACCGGAGGGCCATCCTGGAGGCAGCCAAGGCCGTGGGGTACATGAGCCCCGAAATCACATCACTGCTGTCCCACTGCGACACGTAG
- the LOC117382189 gene encoding leucine-rich repeat-containing protein 27-like, whose amino-acid sequence MGFGVDDEEEGAAEEEELRRFRELKLQMSLMEKAELERAAKPPKPHTLPALRKKATRAGVTPLQLDAPVRTRSEERRQAALRELREKEAMLEQRRKSQEALRKWWTQAKTPQQGGHRQKKAGRRRQKEEGEPDTRPGAENSDLDQHQAYATIEYEESRAVQNLQQKIYAIVQRMEERRRDPTALNADLIWEAELDIKKMRSLQAELFDIKRRRVFGLYSAHARQKDT is encoded by the exons ATGGGGTTTGGAGtggatgatgaagaggagggtgCCGCCGAGGAGGAAGAGCTGAGGAGGTTCAGAGAGCTCAAACTCCAGATGAGTTTAATGGAGAAGGCTGAACTGGAGAGAGCAGCCAAACCACCCAAACCACACACCCTGCCTGCTCTGAG GAAGAAGGCGACCCGGGCTGGAGTGACTCCACTGCAGCTGGACGCTCCTGTGAGGACCAGGtctgaggagaggaggcaggCTGCACTCAGGGAGCTGAGGGAGAAGGAGGCCAtgctggagcagaggaggaa gaGCCAAGAAGCTCTACGCAAGTGGTGGACACAAGCCAAGACCCCACAGCAGGGAGGACACAGGCAGAAGAAGGCAGGACGCCGGAGACAGAAAGAG GAAGGAGAACCAGATACAAGGCCCGGAGCAGAGAACAGTGATTTAGATCAACACCAGGCTTACGCCACCATCGAGTATGAGGAGAGCAG GGCCGTCCAAAATCTGCAGCAGAAAATTTATGCCATTGTGCAGAGAATGGAGGAGCGACGCAGGGATCCAACAGCGCTTAATGCAGATCTGATCTGGGAAGCAGAGTTGGATATCAAAAAG ATGAGGAGTTTACAGGCTGAACTTTTCGACATAAAACGCAGAAGAGTGTTTGGACTTTACTCAGCACATGCCAGACAAAAAGATACATGA